The region catttttaatctatattaatcacgtttcattttgcataagcaaagagactcaagaaagaagactgttccgtcttgtttttttttttgtttttttttgtgctcaATTTCCCCATCAAGAGGGCCAATGTGCTGTTACTACtggatcaacggcccatttgtGCATGCATGGCGGCATGCTCGACGGTAACACTACTTGGACAAAGCGCCcgaaatgcgttgccagagacgtttcagggattttgagtcattctgcgctgtagatgggttaattgcattaaaatttttaatcagattaatcatgatgatggattaatccgcatAAACgcgtcaattttgacagccctagattgTATGCTTGGGTTCATGAGCAGatctttctttctccaaactttctCCAGGCTTTTCCATAACTTTGGTagaggttcatctttgtctcatcagtccatataACTTTTGTCCCAGAATTTTTGTGGGTGGTCtttgtactttttggcaaattccagcctggccatCCTGTTCTTCTTGttaatgagtggtttgcatcttctgaTGTAGTCTCTGTAcatttgttcatgaagtcttctgccAACAGTTGAttgtgataccttcactcctgtcctctggaagTTGTTGCTGATGCCACttacagttgttttagggtctttctttacagctctcacaatatTTCTGTCATCAagtgctgctgttttcattGTCTACTTGTTTGTCatctgttactgagtacactagtggtttctttcttcttcaggacttTCCAAATGGATTTACTGGGTATGcccaatgtttgtgcaatggctGTCTTTAATATTGAtacatcttctctcagcttcacaatcgcttgtttttcacccatagagAGCGTTTTCATCTCTCTCGTTTTCATGTCGGTTACATCcctaactataaatgcagtctgcacaggcaaaatccaaatctgaaactgagtgtagGCATTCAGCACTGTttgtttgaataatcaatgtaacaggacacacctgtcagtcacatgttccactACTTTTGGtcacatgaaaaatggatgGGTTCAAACCAAAGGTGCCATCTCCTAAGTTGTGTaccagatccagatgtaaatgcCTGGAAATGTTGGTCTcctgtctcatattcatcttttgatgtaaaACCAAATGTtctcagtctacagcaaaaagaaaggaattggcctcactgttccaattCTTTTGGAGGGGAGGGTACTCCCACATCAACACACCGCTGCGTTCAGACcttccactgatcaaagcagtgcagtaggtctGTTTCGGACAGctgtctcagaacctctgtcgTTCCTTTCGCAACTTCTGATAAGACTCAAAATGTGATCCTTTTAGCACAGATTTGAcccttctggaacccactcctccaaaatgaCACCAAATCAACATGGCCGTAActttggacttgctttgtcatgctttcttcatccttggtgatgatggtgttttccaatgcGTTGACTGCCGCTTTGTCTCAGGATGGTACTGGAGGATCCAAGTTTCATCGAATGTAACCACTCcttcttaaaaaatgtgtttccttcaatttttttccaaaatgtctccacaaattagctggcatttttccttttgaacAGGAGTCAAAAGTTTTGGGACAACTCTGGCTAATCACTGTTTTTACtttaagctaatcattttctgacgccttagcaaaaacacttcagtcagtagctagcagtgaactaaagacatcacttattggaaacttatAGCAGTTGAGCctgaatacccaacctttaatatatCACACCCAATGTTATTGTGAAACGTGGTTTTATCCGGATGAACACAggttttttgtgtgttgcacaaaatgaacctCAATTTCCAGTGTACATtctcaacatttatttttacaagacTTGTAAAGATAAAACCAGCAACAAATGATGAAATGTGCTTTTATAGGCTTCAATGAAAGGTATACAAAATAAAGTATCTGTAGCACTTACAGAGCAACTATGACCAACAAAAATGAGTCGggtagacaaaataaaaatttagaACGCTGCAAACATTAACAGACAACTTTGGTATGTAGCTACCATGTATCAATTTAGATTCAGCTATGCTATACATAGAGATTGGCTTGTAAAAGTGCCAGATATCATTAGATATCTGTTTATATTGGCACGGctaaaatatcataaaaaatatAGCTCTCAAAAATCAAATGCCATCTGTTGCACATTGATTGTATGGCTTAGCCACGTATATTCAACTCAAATATCCAGCCAAGATATAACAAGTGAAAATATAAACTTTTAGTGCATGTAGAAAGGAAATATGTAGCAATAGTGAGGTCTTTAAAACAAGGTAAACTTTGCATTGATAGAACTTGCATGGCATGCATCTTTGCAGTTTGCATTGTGTATAGTGCACATAGATAAGCAAGAAGTGGATATATATAGAACGTTCTATAGTGTGGTAGACACTGTTCCCTTTTCAGTCACTGCCCCCGCAGAACTTCAATAGGAGCTTCTTGTAGTCTCCGGATGTGTCTCCCtgttgatgaataaaaaaatggagaaacaaATTATTCAGACATTCATCCCACAAGATCGCATATACTTGTTTCTTTTGAATAATCAATAACCAATTTGTGATGAAGACACTTACAGAGATGGCTGTGTACAGCGACTTGCCATAGTTTTTGATATATTCCTGGCGGATGTCCAGCAGGTCAACCTCAGAACGGGTGACCATGATACGGATCAGGGTTCTGTCTTTGGTTCCAGCTCCCTAAATACATGTGCACACACgtacacaaatacaaacacacaacaagGGTGACAGAACTTTAgtatcatttaatttttatttttttttatttttttagcaatGACCAGAAAAGTACTAGTCAAGACACATTTGAATAATGCAAGAATGAACGTCTCACCCTCATGGCCTTGTAAAGTCTCTCAGCAAAGTAGGCAGGTGTGTTTTTAATGCACTTCACTGAAAAAGGGCACAAAATACAAATCAACTGATAATATTTCCAACTAAGACAATGACTAAGCTCTGGCCCTCCAAAGAGAGGATGATGAAGACAAAAACCCTTAATGTGCTGTGTAGAAAATTAACTCTAAAAGTCAAACTCTGCACACATCAAACACATATTACAGGCACATTTAAAGCTGCATTGATCAATATTTATATACACTGAATAACTATATAGACTCTGAAGGAGGGTGGCTATTAACTACAATTCCTGCTTGCAGCCCTTATGCGAACCTGTACGGATCTATTTTATCATAACAATGACTGCACTGCAAGAAGAGGCGGCCTACTGTACAGGTAGCATACTGACTGCATAATACCTGTATAGCACCAAACAGAACCAAATGTTTTACCCAAGTATTGGTGGAGACCAAAACCAAGACTATAAAGACagttaatatttgatttttttttttatttgttaaaaggaTCCCCATTAGTTGCTACAAGGTAGCAACTGGTCTTCATGGGGTCCATCATCCCTGATATCTCTTAATCAGGGGCAGAGAACATAATCTTGATGGGCAAAAGCTTCCTTTTGCATCTGCAAGATGTCAGGATTAGACTTCTATCATGAAAGTCTAAAATACATGATACAAATACATCAATATAATGGTTTGTTTTATGCAGTTAAATACTGATGGATGCagctttaaataaagttgtgaTTTGAAACTATATTAACGTGAAATCATAAGCAAAAGCAGTACCAGGaagactgaaataaaacacaggatcaaaaaaatggcaaacatcCAACACTGCAGTGCACACCACCTCACAGTGAAAACACgatttgctttgaaaaataaatggataaaagaatATATCTAAAAGTAGGTTACTGTACCATAACCCTGAGAAAAGTTtgccaaagaagaaaaaacagagataatGCATTAAGCAGCTCCACTTATTTCAGCATCACATTTACTTTTAAAGCTCAGAGAGATGTGCTGTGTCATGTTATGAGCATGAAAACTAATGATTATATGTGGTGTCAAACTTGTACTGCAGACAAATTAATTAAAGATTCTGCCAGGAACAATAAATGGGTGCGGCTTTTAAATAGCTGTGTGTGCATTCTTACCGACTGCCAACATGCCACTCTCAAGGTCTCCAGACATCTCCCTGCTGATGCTCTTCTCGATATCTCTGCCACACATGCGCTGGTACTCAAGAAACactgcacacacatacacacaaattaTTCATAAAtctaacaaagaaataaactcTTCTTGTACACATTTGCCTTGTTCTCTATTGATGGGTTTGAAATTTCAAACctttaatttaaataataacTGTGAACATTTCTTATTCAGGTTACCTGCTCTGAGATGGGATTTGCTCCTGGCACACAAAATTGCATTGAATTTGGACTCGTCTGTTCCCAGCTTGTTCTCTCCAGCAGCATACAAGGCCTGTGGAGAGCACAGCAACGAGCACAAATAAACATGTCTTTCAGTTAATAGGTCAAGTAAATGTCGATTTATATAGGACAACAAAGCAGGTCAAAAAGAATTAAGCAGATTTTACCTGAGCATCTTGTTTGGCCAGAGAGACatcaacattttctctttcGTCACGATTACCCTGCAAAGTAAGGAGCAGCATACAAAACGTAAGAAGCATATGCCTAAAGTCTGCTGCacaaaggtttttaaaaacttgaccGATTTTTTCACACATGGTGACAAACAATCactgattttactgttttgttgtAATAATGTGTGGTGTAGAACAAGAGGACCAAGTCAGCACTACAAACCAACAGATTCTGTTCTCTGACTACCTGAGTCTCTGCCTTGTCTCAGCTCTCAGAATGCTAAATACTGTTGTTGAAATGTGACTAGAGTGAAGAAGCTACTGTAGTTAGCTGCTAACTACATGCAAAGTCCATTGCTTTTGCAATTTCAGTCCAGTTCCCTCCCTTGCCAGTTTGTCTGCAGTATTTTTTGGTTAAACACTTATTTTGTTGCTACAAATCAATCagtttttccttcatttctgatTTCCATCTAACTTTATGCCTCCGCTCATCGCTCATGTCtgctcagctgtcctcagtgctCACCATACAcctgaacatgtttaatatttactatCTTGAGACGGAGTGCCTCCAATCACATTAGAGAGGGAAAAGGTCACTCATAACACACCACACACAACAGGATAATCTGGCAAAATAATCTTAGACATCCAATAATctggcctttgctgactttcgGCAGAAGGAGGGATTCAGCCTGACAATCGGCACACTGGGATCTATGCACACATCGCttccgcatttggcattagGTGGCCCCCAAACTTCCAGTAAGGAGATTGAATGCAGAAGAGAATGGTGTATGGCGGCAGATTCGTTGCGGTTTACTCAcagtttgcatgagttacccaAGCTGACTGTCAGTGACGAGTTTAATTAAGCTGAAGATGTGCATTGCAGCACACAGCAATGACGTCCACATGTGCTCTTaccccattttttaaacatcattttagcaagTTTGGATGCCACTATGATaaagaataaacacaaacaacaatccaaacaaacaaacaaacaaaaacttatGAATGAATGCAGTATAGGACTTAAATTCTGTTTTGGCTTAGCACATTATTGTTGGGTGGAAGTTGCAAAGCGGCCTAGTTTTTCACCTTAAATACATCACACCCTGCCAGGTATTGAGCCTATTATTGTGTAGTGTGTGGCCCGCTTAATTCAGTCTCAAAGTGATTCCTGGTAGACTAGACGGAATTCATCTGTATCATTTCTGTACCTGGGCAAGAGAGACCAGGAGCCTGCGGAAATGGCCTGAGGTATCTCCAGTGATGGCATCCTCCAATGTCTTCTTGTATTCTGAAATGGTAGAAAAGGAATTAAATTAAAtagatgaaacaaaaatagagGCATTCTAAACTACATTAACTTGAGACTGCTGAAACATATACTTTAGATCAGCGATTCTCAACTAGTCTAGCCTTTGGACTCATCAGCATCTCCTTCAtgagaaatcatgacccaaatttctgaaaacTTCTCTGGGCTTATATTGtagcagagtggctagacattagcctctcctcagtgcaaaacactgTGAAGGGGGTcagaatactttctgaatgcactgtatgtctGAAATGACGTCCATACATCAAAGACTTTTGCTACAATTCTTTTATTCTGGGCACATGTTCATGACCCACTGTTAAgagctccatgacccactttctACTCCCAAACCTgtcagctgagaaccactgctttagatcACTATGTAAGCATAACAGTAAGTTTCCATAACAACACGGAAACACCTGTCTGCACAGCAAACATACCTTTTTACGTGCTAATATAGATACTTTTAACATCCGAATTAACAAACTCTATCGGGATACTGGTGCAGAGCTGCACTGAGCTAATCTACTGTTGGAATAGACGTCTTTCACGGTGTTGGATACTTTCTGATAAAGGAGAACCAAGCAGTAGCAGAAAGCAGTGCATGAACAGCCTTGAAGTATCTCACCTTGTTTGTAAATACGGTTTATCTCCTTGATTTCAGCATTTGAGCGGGAAGACAGGATCTCTATCAGACAGGCTTCATCAGTTCCGGCTCCCTGTTAGGAagtcagaaaaaatgaaaatctcaTCCTGTGGTGTTGCAGCAGCCAAAATTCTGCCTGTTTATTTCCAGTATGCAAATCCTATTCCAACCTGAAATTTCAGTGAATCATTATAAAGTTTTAATAGGAAGTATAAGTGGCTACCTTTATGGCACTGTTGAGCTCATAGGCATCAAACTCAGCTGGGCTCTTCAATGTGGCCATGACAAGCTTCCTGAAGTCTCCAGAGAGCTCTGAATGCAGGTCCTTAATCAGATCCTGAAAATGGAAACATGCTTGGAATAACTCGAAACCATCATTAGCTGCTGCTGTGAAATGCGTACCGCAGCTCTGTGGTATAGCTATAATGAGCTCTGAGCCTGAGGACATCCAATCCCTGCTCCATTTTACTGGCAGCGCTACCACCTGTTGTCTGCTTGTCATCATTATACACACTACTGGGttatgtaaatgaagaaatgtatGATTCTATATCTGGAAATGACTTTTGAAATATAATCTTTGTATAAACGTGTCAGAGGGTGTCGGATAAACATCATATAAACAATAAGAAGAGAGGAATTGTTACCTTTCCATAGGCTGTTTTGTAGGATCGGAGCAAAGGCACACGCTGCTTATTGGAGCGACTCCCCAGTAAGTCGATGATGGCTTGCTCATCAGTTCCTAAACAGACAAGACCGAAATGTTGATCAGGCAGAGGCCACAGCCTTAACTtaaattctaaataaaaaatcatttaaaatctatGCATCTGTTTAAGTTTTATTCTATGGTCgacaaacagataaataaatgtatgcaCTATATTATTATGGAGTTTTTGTGctcataaaagacaaaaaaagaacaatacttgtaaataaaaagacaaCGTGGACTAATTTTTCAATGACTCAAAACTACTTTTAATAAATTACTTCCaattaaaagaaagagaaagataatgaaagaaaaatactgtTAATAAACTAAACAGTTCAGTTTCATTGATCTGTAAGGGAAAGCTGTGAAACTGTaaacaagaaaattaaagaaaatcttAACAATTGGTCTATATTTCTACTTCATGTTAGCACAAGAATTGAAGTTATAAAGCTGTCTATATTTAGTAGACAATCATATCTGTTTATGTCAACGACAGTTAAATCCTTAAACAAACAATTCCACCAAAGGCATAAGCAAATTACTCGATTTTTTGGAATGTTAGAAAGCCAATGAGTATAGCACATTAATCATCAGTAAGGAGATAGGTGGTATGTCTCACCAATCTGAGGGATTATCACTATGCAGCTCAATTTTCTAGTGTTAAAGTGGACATGAAGCAAAATTGGGAGAGGGACCTAGATGCCGAGGACCTCCTCTCCCTACTGGAAGTCGGAAAATTGCCACCATATCCTGTCTTCTAATACCGAAAGttacttgaactgaacgtcttcctCGTCTTTTTTTCTTCGTGCATCACTGCCATATTAATATAGGCAGGTCCACCAcaaaaggaaatacaaataaacaaaaaatatgtgagttttcagagtaacaagcacagcgattacataacattaactttaataaattgatttatgatccaaattcaagtatcactaagcacagacataatatccCGTGTGCATTTGTGTCTGCTCCAAAGGATTTCTTATCATTACCGTACGCTGAATTTAATAATGAAACAAGAAGCGACAGCTTGTGACAATCACATACTCCTCCACTAGTTGTACAGGCTCCGTCTGCAAACGTGCATGGGACAACATCTCATTTAACTCCTATAATAATGGTAATATAACAGACTTTATTTagatttatcatcatttaattCCTATGTAAATAATAGTTCTAAAAAACTAATATAATGAACTTTATTTAGGTTAAACATTATGAATTAAGCCAGACTTCATCTAATGTTTACTGTACGATCTCATAAATACTACAGTGCTCACCAGCTGCTCTCATTATAATTTTTACTCTGCAGGAGGCTGTCATTCTTTTTCTGATAAGGTGAATAGTATATAAAGAGAACACTATTTCCTATAAATTGTTATGTAAATACTCAGCCTTGTCTGCCAATGATTCTTTAAAGCGGCCGCTCACAGATGTGCGGAAAATAAACCataataaaatgtttcttcTATCTAAAATTAGAGCCACCGTTTATGAAATCATGTCTTCAGTTTGTGCAGCGTACTCACTGCTTAACAATCTGCATGCCAACCTGTATCCCTCTGGGACTTACAAAGACAACTCCAGCAGCCTCTCAGTGCACTGTCAGCACAGATACTGACGTGCTTTCACTAATCTACAGTGTCGAAGTCAGTGATAGAGCCCACTGGCTgcaagattttttaaaagattaaataacctccttgatagtccatgtgtgcaaaacggaaaaggtctatgcatctgtctgtgtgcgTGTCCTGAAGCACAGGTTCATCCTCATTATTCCAGTCTGTAAAAATGACAGACAGCTTTCAAAATTCTTCaacatccttcaaaaaaatccatcaatgACAAAGAATATTTGGTTAACGTGAATTCTGGTATgttacacacatatatatatatgtatgtgtgtgtgtatatatatatatatatataaactgaaaataaaaaataccaaaacatatatgaaactgtattatatatacagttattttatttgaaatcatggagtacatgttttcatttaactgagaaaatacaagaaagcagattctgcttttatgtttcactatcagttattattttaatatggatcatttattataaataattAATTCAAATCCATGTAATTCCATTGTTTGAGCTATTTATTCCACAAACTggcacaatccttgtctactgtattgaaaaATGTAGccgacttgcctctggcaacatggcggcgacatCGGCATCTGGCCAGCCAGCCAAGCTCCCGGTGCATATTATGCCTCTGCtaagtgatacttgaatttggaaatttattaaaattatttttatgtaatcgctgtgcttgttagtctgaaaactcacgcatttttcgtctacttgtatttccctACGTGGCAGACTTGCCTGTATTAATAAAGTGACGACACACGGAGGAAACAACGAAGAAGATagtcagttcaagtgacttctggtATTAAAAGACGAGATATGGTGGTGATTTTCCAACTTCCGAGTTGGGGTGGAGGTTCTCGGCTGCACCCAGGTACTCTTGAAAATTGGAAGGAGATGGAGAGTCAATTTAAAGGTATCTCAATGCAAACAATGATAACTTTCAGTTCAAGCTGAACCCATAAATCTATCTCACTCTTCATACCTGGTTTCATATCataaacaactagaaaagcacttggagagcgcagacctccgccattagccctatctcccaatagtgaagaatcctttaaaaaattcctggatccgacCCCATGTatcccccaccacggcatttgccgattgctccctccccggtgggatgaaacatggtgaggcaaagcacaggtggaagcattgcctgctggtgctaACAGACGCAATGATAGTCTCatccatggtctcactggacgactggaagtcatggtaaaaagtgaatatttatgtattcctcccagcattgtgagtattctcgctacaattcgctgtctttctctctgttacgctccgactcgtttcctcgaccgggcgtgcgcctttcaaactctacaaactccaaaactttgaatattaacacacccaaaatgctgctgggatttaaGTTattcatgtccgccatctcctggtgtaaagtggtaacagtgcagacctctgccattagccctatctcccaatagtacagaatccttaaaaaaattccttaaTCCAGATGGTGAtacggatcactcccaaaatctaatcagttcttccttgcgccatttctgacatttactgaaaatttcatcaaaatttgtccacaactttttgagttatgttgctaactaaataacaaactaacaaacccacccaatcacataacttccttggcggaggtaattagaGCTGTGGAGTCAAATAAAACCACCAAGATGGGTGGCATACGATACAGAATTTAAGCCAAATGTTATTGATTCAAGATTTAAATGTTGGATGTATAGAGCTACCACTGCTTATTGTACAATAATGGAGAAGAAGGCAAAACTTCCAAACACTAACAGAAAAGTACAACCTTGAAAAGACTTTTTTccagattttgacattttggaaaatattgaaaaatctGATACATTTAAGGAATtcaattagggatgcacaatattggattttgctgatattcacaAAATAACTTTTGCCGATGACGATACTGGAACCAATATTCAAatatagttcagacctaaaaacttcagtccttaaaacacaatttgaagtttgaggatgaacaaataaacaaatttcagtccttaaaacacattttcaagcATAAagaatgatgaataaagaaaaagacttcagctgacatccTCAAACTCTACTAACTTATTTGTGTATATGGATGATGTTTGCAGCTGATATGGACAGAATTTTATTGCTAAAATATGGGCAGAAATTTTCAGATCTGCATATCtataattcacttttttaagctaataaaaataaaattatgctTTGCTTCCCTAAACTTAAGGATGAACTACTGTCAACTTTGTCAGGATTTTTCTTGCCGTCTGTCCCAAAGGTCAGGGCAGagtttgggaaaaaaagacacttaagtttgctgctccctctgccttacctgacacgccagatgaatttgtttcacacatccatctggaaaaccactcatacacagcgtttgggaaagggcagagcctttgaaaaaaaaactcggagggtgactggatgaatgttctgtcagtcCGATCtatacgggccaatcagagcaacaaaacatgacgtagctgctagCAAGGAGTAAATCCACAAAGAACTgtataacgcaaaccatggcaactatagacatgtcagtacaggacttttgttgttttcgaaaagaaaacagctcaatgctgctcttctttaaacaaagaaatgtcatcaagttctgttaaaactgatgctttagcagcatccacgctaatgtcttctgccatatctgccctggcctcttgttgc is a window of Cheilinus undulatus linkage group 6, ASM1832078v1, whole genome shotgun sequence DNA encoding:
- the anxa11a gene encoding annexin A11a isoform X1, which translates into the protein MSYPGYPPQTGGYPPQPGAYPPQPGAYPPQPGAYPPQAGSYPPQQGGYPPQAAGYPPQAGGYPQQAGGFLPQAGGYPPQTGGYPQAPPPGSWGGGPTGGYPSIGLDGLSNPGYNAGMANQIPAGMGGYPPNPTLYPQVPGGYPPASQPSGYGAPFPNQQSFGLYPQPGGTMPPPQGPGMGYPGQPGQQMPGYPRAPSPNPPMAGYGAAPAPMPGYPKVPSPNPSMPAYGGGAMPIAPAINRGFRGTIKDYPGADPLRDAEVLRKAMKGFGTDEQAIIDLLGSRSNKQRVPLLRSYKTAYGKDLIKDLHSELSGDFRKLVMATLKSPAEFDAYELNSAIKGAGTDEACLIEILSSRSNAEIKEINRIYKQEYKKTLEDAITGDTSGHFRRLLVSLAQGNRDERENVDVSLAKQDAQALYAAGENKLGTDESKFNAILCARSKSHLRAVFLEYQRMCGRDIEKSISREMSGDLESGMLAVVKCIKNTPAYFAERLYKAMRGAGTKDRTLIRIMVTRSEVDLLDIRQEYIKNYGKSLYTAISGDTSGDYKKLLLKFCGGSD
- the anxa11a gene encoding annexin A11a isoform X2, producing the protein MSYPGYPPQTGGYPPQPGAYPPQPGAYPPQPGAYPPQAGSYPPQQGGYPPQAAGYPPQAGGYPQQAGGFLPQAGGYPPQTGGYPQAPPPGSWGGGPTGGYPSIGLDGLSNPGYNAGMPGGTMPPPQGPGMGYPGQPGQQMPGYPRAPSPNPPMAGYGAAPAPMPGYPKVPSPNPSMPAYGGGAMPIAPAINRGFRGTIKDYPGADPLRDAEVLRKAMKGFGTDEQAIIDLLGSRSNKQRVPLLRSYKTAYGKDLIKDLHSELSGDFRKLVMATLKSPAEFDAYELNSAIKGAGTDEACLIEILSSRSNAEIKEINRIYKQEYKKTLEDAITGDTSGHFRRLLVSLAQGNRDERENVDVSLAKQDAQALYAAGENKLGTDESKFNAILCARSKSHLRAVFLEYQRMCGRDIEKSISREMSGDLESGMLAVVKCIKNTPAYFAERLYKAMRGAGTKDRTLIRIMVTRSEVDLLDIRQEYIKNYGKSLYTAISGDTSGDYKKLLLKFCGGSD